The DNA window GGAACTTCTAACATAATTATCCCCCTACTTTTTAAAGCCAACTTGGATTAAGATTGTATTTATGGCGGACGAATCAAAGAGTCTGGGCTTATATAAAAAAACCATAAACTCGTGGGCGCTGTATCACTGGGCTGAAAATGGTTATGGTACGGCAGTCATGGTAGCGGTATTGCCTATTTATTATAGTAAAGTGGCTGCATCGACTCTGACTCCTAATCAAGCTACAGTCTATTGGGGATACACGACAACAATTGCGCTTATTATCGTGGCAATTCTAGCCCCGATACTTGGAACAATTGCTAATCTTATTGGAATCAGAAAGAGATTGCTAATGATTTTTGCTGCCATAGGAATTCTTTCTTCAGCCAGCTTTTATTTCGTTAAGACCGGCGACTGGCTCATGGCGTCATTAATATTTATAGTGAGCAATATAGCTTTTGCATTAGCCGATGTATTTCATGATTCCTTCCTGCCACATATATCTAGGGATGATGATATAGACAGAGTATCGAGCAGAGGGTTTGCAGCAGGTTATCTTGGGGGAGGATTAATTCTAATTATAAGCATAGCCATCATACAGCTCATGTCGGATAAGGGCCTAGCGGCAAGGCTGACATTTATCACATCTGCTCTTTGGTGGGCAGTTTTTACAGTTCCTCTTATATTAAATGTTAAAGAACCTGGAGGATCTGGTCAGCTTCGAGCAAATCCTATAAAAGAAAGTCTTTCAGAACTTATGAGAACATTTCGTAATGTAAGACGCTACAAGCAGTTAACTTTGTTTTTGATCGCTTTTCTTATATATAACGATGGTATCTATACAATTTTCAAGATGGCTACTATATATGGGGCAGAGCTAGGATTGGGCCAGAATACTTTAATTGGATCACTTCTTGTTGCATTGATTGTCGGATTTCCCTCTGCCGTTTTCTTTGGATGGCTGGCAAAGCGTATTGGGGCTAAGAATTGTATCTACATATGCCTGCTTGGCTATACTCTTATTTCGATTGGAGCCTTTTTTATATCTAAGCCGATCGATTTCTGGATACTTGGAGCTGCAGTCGGAATAGTAATGGGAGGCGCTCAAGGACTTAGTCGATCATACTTTGGCGCCATGGTGCCAAAATCAAAGACCGCAGAGTTTTTTGGATTCTACGGCATGAGCTCAAGAATTGGCGGTTTTTTAGGCCCTCTAGTATTTGCAGTAGTTGGCCAGGCAATGGGAAATAGCAGGTATGCCATTATATCTCTTATTGTATTCTTTGTACTAGGAGCAATTTTACTATTTAAAGTGGATGAAAAAGAAGGGATCAACATTGCAAACGAAGAAAACCTATAAAGACGCTACTTACCAACCTGTAATGTTTTCAAACCTTCCGGGTCGATAGAGATTCAACGCTTTAGGATTATTTACTCCATCATACCCAGGAGTTGAGCCGTAAGACTCTTCTTTAGTCTGCCCACTGCAGGTATAAATAATCTCATCCCCGTCTATTTCATAACAGCCGTCTTGAT is part of the Thermodesulfobacteriota bacterium genome and encodes:
- a CDS encoding MFS transporter; its protein translation is MADESKSLGLYKKTINSWALYHWAENGYGTAVMVAVLPIYYSKVAASTLTPNQATVYWGYTTTIALIIVAILAPILGTIANLIGIRKRLLMIFAAIGILSSASFYFVKTGDWLMASLIFIVSNIAFALADVFHDSFLPHISRDDDIDRVSSRGFAAGYLGGGLILIISIAIIQLMSDKGLAARLTFITSALWWAVFTVPLILNVKEPGGSGQLRANPIKESLSELMRTFRNVRRYKQLTLFLIAFLIYNDGIYTIFKMATIYGAELGLGQNTLIGSLLVALIVGFPSAVFFGWLAKRIGAKNCIYICLLGYTLISIGAFFISKPIDFWILGAAVGIVMGGAQGLSRSYFGAMVPKSKTAEFFGFYGMSSRIGGFLGPLVFAVVGQAMGNSRYAIISLIVFFVLGAILLFKVDEKEGINIANEENL